In a genomic window of Pangasianodon hypophthalmus isolate fPanHyp1 chromosome 19, fPanHyp1.pri, whole genome shotgun sequence:
- the LOC128321621 gene encoding clumping factor A-like, translating into MKSMMSSDLYCSDSGSSSLYCSDSGFSDLYCSDSGSSDLYCSDSGFSDLNCSDSGFSDLYCSDSGFSDLNCSDSGFSDLNCSDSGFSDLYCSDSGFSDLNCSDSGFSSLYCSDSGSNSLYCSDSGSSGRYCSDSGSSGRYCSDSCFSGRYCSDSGSNSLYCSDSGFSDLNCSDSGFSSLYCSDSGSNSLYCSDSGSNSLYCSDSGSSGRYCSDSCFSGRYCSDSGSNSFYCSDSGSSGLYCSDSGFSGRYCSDSGSNSLYYSDSGSSGLYCSDSGSSSLYCSDSGSSSLYCSDSCFSGRYCSDSGSNSLYCSDSGSSGLYCSDSGFSSLYCSDSGSNSLYCSDSGSSGRYCSDSCFSGRYCSDSGSNSLYCSDSGSNSLYCSDSGSNSLYCSDSGSSSLYCSDSGFSDLNCSDSGFSSLYCSDSGSNSLYCSDSGSSGRYCQDLTPASVVATAQTLAPTVSTAQTLAPTVSTAQTPAPVVSTAQTPASVVATAQTLAPTVSTAQTLAPAVSTAQTPAPAVSTAQTPAPAVSTAQTPASVVATAQTLAPTVSTAQTPASVVATAQTLAPTVSTAQTPAPAVSTAQTPASVVATAQTPAPTVSTAQTPAPAVSTAQTPAPAVATAQTPASVVTTAQTLAPTVFTAQTPAPAVSTAQTPAPAVSTAQTPASVVATAQTLAPTVSTAQTLAPTVSTAQIPAPAVHTVQTLPPAVSTAQSLAPSDSTAQTPYPMVSIAQTLDPRW; encoded by the coding sequence ATGAAAAGCATGATGAGCAGTGATCTCTACTGCTCAGACTCCGGCTCCAGCAGTCTCTACTGCTCAGACTCCGGCTTCAGTGATCTCTACTGCTCAGACTCCGGCTCCAGTGATCTCTACTGCTCAGACTCCGGCTTCAGTGATCTCAACTGCTCAGACTCCGGCTTCAGTGATCTCTACTGCTCAGACTCCGGCTTCAGTGATCTCAACTGCTCAGACTCCGGCTTCAGTGATCTCAACTGCTCAGACTCCGGCTTCAGTGATCTCTACTGCTCAGACTCCGGCTTCAGTGATCTCAACTGCTCAGACTCCGGCTTCAGCAGTCTCTACTGCTCAGACTCCGGCTCCAACAGTCTCTACTGCTCAGACTCCGGCTCCAGCGGTCGCTACTGCTCAGACTCCGGCTCCAGCGGTCGCTACTGCTCAGACTCCTGCTTCAGTGGTCGttactgctcagactctggctccAACAGTCTCTACTGCTCAGACTCCGGCTTCAGTGATCTCAACTGCTCAGACTCCGGCTTCAGCAGTctctactgctcagactctggctccAACAGTctctactgctcagactctggctccAACAGTCTCTACTGCTCAGACTCCGGCTCCAGCGGTCGCTACTGCTCAGACTCCTGCTTCAGTGGTCgctactgctcagactctggctccAACAGTTTCTACTGCTCAGACTCCGGCTCCAGTGGTCTCTACTGCTCAGACTCCGGCTTCAGTGGTCgctactgctcagactctggctccAACAGTCTCTACTACTCAGACTCCGGCTCCAGCGGTCTCTACTGCTCAGACTCCGGCTCCAGCAGTCTCTACTGCTCAGACTCCGGCTCCAGCAGTCTCTACTGCTCAGACTCCTGCTTCAGTGGTCgctactgctcagactctggctccAACAGTCTTTACTGCTCAGACTCCGGCTCCAGCGGTCTCTACTGCTCAGACTCCGGCTTCAGCAGTctctactgctcagactctggctccAACAGTCTCTACTGCTCAGACTCCGGCTCCAGCGGTCGCTACTGCTCAGACTCCTGCTTCAGTGGTCgctactgctcagactctggctccAACAGTctctactgctcagactctggctccAACAGTctctactgctcagactctggctccAACAGTCTCTACTGCTCAGACTCCGGCTCCAGCAGTCTCTACTGCTCAGATTCCGGCTTCAGTGATCTCAACTGCTCAGACTCCGGCTTCAGCAGTctctactgctcagactctggctccAACAGTCTCTACTGCTCAGACTCCGGCTCCAGCGGTCGCTACTGCCAGGACTTGACTCCTGCTTCAGTGGTCgctactgctcagactctggctccAACAGTctctactgctcagactctggctccAACAGTTTCTACTGCTCAGACTCCGGCTCCAGTGGTCTCTACTGCTCAGACTCCGGCTTCAGTGGTCgctactgctcagactctggctccAACAGTctctactgctcagactctggctccAGCGGTCTCTACTGCTCAGACTCCGGCTCCAGCGGTCTCTACTGCTCAGACTCCGGCTCCAGCGGTCTCTACTGCTCAGACTCCGGCTTCAGTGGTCgctactgctcagactctggctccAACAGTCTCTACTGCTCAGACTCCGGCTTCAGTGGTCgctactgctcagactctggctccAACAGTCTCTACTGCTCAGACTCCGGCTCCAGCGGTCTCTACTGCTCAGACTCCGGCTTCAGTGGTCGCTACTGCTCAGACTCCGGCTCCAACAGTCTCTACTGCTCAGACTCCGGCTCCAGCAGTCTCTACTGCTCAGACTCCGGCTCCAGCAGTCGCTACTGCTCAGACTCCTGCTTCAGTGGTCactactgctcagactctggctccAACAGTCTTTACTGCTCAGACTCCGGCTCCAGCGGTCTCTACTGCTCAGACTCCGGCTCCAGCGGTCTCTACTGCTCAGACTCCGGCTTCAGTGGTCgctactgctcagactctggctccAACAGTctctactgctcaga